The nucleotide window TAGGCGACAGTTATCGTCTGAAGCTTGGGGCGTTCGTACACTCCAATTGAAAGACATGCCGATGTTCGTCCAGTGGTGACTTCTATTTAATAGAAAAGGCAAACGGTATCAGATAGCTATACGCATGGCTGGACAAACATCCCGATGTTCGTTCAGTGGTAGTAAATCCTGGTCTAGGTTCGCAGCAGTATTCGGTCACCATCAACCTTGGTCCTGTAGGTTATGAGTGGCCTGGGTGTCTTAAGTGCCCTGCTGACCGCTGCCAGGAGTCCTGAGCCTTTCAACCAGCGGACCACCTCACCACTGGACAGGTCAAACTGGGAACCGTGGCGAGGGCACGTGACGATGGTGCCCTGCAGCTGACCCTGGGACAACCTGCCACCCATATGCGGACAGCGGTTGTCTGACGCGTAGTACTCGTTTCCAACCCTGGCCACGAGTACTTCATGTCCGTTGATCTGTACCGCTTTCATCTCTCCGCTTTCCATTTCGCCTACGTTACCTACCTTCACGAATCTTGCCATGCCTGTCCTCCTGAGTGTTCATACCTTGACTGCGTGATGCACCTGAGTCAGAAAGCCCACGAATCCGATAGACCAGCCATTCTCCCCGGCACTACCGATCCATTTCATGGAAAAAGCTCCTCTCGACGTTGCCCAGAAACTGGTCAACGAGGATGGACAGGATGGCCGCAGGTACGGCACCTTCAAGGATATAGGCCAGGTTGTCCTGCACCAGCCCCGCGATAATCGGTGACCCGAGTCCCCCGGCTCCGATGACCGCCCCGATCATCGCTGTGCCGATGTTGATCACCACCGATATCCGAACGCCGGCCAGAATCACACTTGCGGCAATCGGTATCTCCACACGGACCAGAGTACGCGCCCGGGTCATCCCCATCCCATGAGCTGCATCGACCAGATCAGGTGAGACTGTGCCTATGCCTGCTATGGTGTTGCGCACCACCGGGAGCAGGCCATAGAG belongs to Dehalococcoidales bacterium and includes:
- a CDS encoding Rieske 2Fe-2S domain-containing protein — translated: MARFVKVGNVGEMESGEMKAVQINGHEVLVARVGNEYYASDNRCPHMGGRLSQGQLQGTIVTCPRHGSQFDLSSGEVVRWLKGSGLLAAVSRALKTPRPLITYRTKVDGDRILLRT